Proteins found in one Homalodisca vitripennis isolate AUS2020 chromosome 4, UT_GWSS_2.1, whole genome shotgun sequence genomic segment:
- the LOC124361294 gene encoding uncharacterized protein LOC124361294: MTCDVFSFQSQWITPNHTACAHKCAALYCIALISGSLVRNRRLTCDVFSFQSQWITPNHAACALKCAALFLSGCALKCAALYCIALISGSLVRNRRLTCDVFSFQSQWITPNHAACALKCAALYCIALISGSLVRNRRLTCDVFSFQSQWITPNHAACALKCAAQFWKYKGGRCVNGNCHCTPRG; encoded by the exons ATGACCTGTGATGTATTCAGTTTCCAGAGTCAGTGGATTACACCCAACCATACTGCTTGTGCACACAAGTGTGCTGCCCTGTACTGTATAGCTCTGATTTCAGGTAGTCTGGTGCGCAACCGGCGGCTGACCTGTGATGTATTCAGTTTCCAGAGTCAGTGGATTACACCCAACCATGCTGCTTGTGCACTCAAGTGTGCTGCCCT TTTCCTCAGTGGATGTGCACTCAAGTGTGCTGCCCTGTACTGTATAGCTCTGATTTCAGGTAGTCTGGTGCGCAACCGGCGGCTGACCTGTGATGTATTCAGTTTCCAGAGTCAGTGGATTACACCCAACCATGCTGCTTGTGCACTCAAGTGTGCTGCCCTGTACTGTATAGCTCTGATTTCAGGTAGTCTGGTGCGCAACCGGCGGCTGACCTGTGATGTATTCAGTTTCCAGAGTCAGTGGATTACACCCAACCATGCTGCTTGTGCACTCAAGTGTGCTGCCCAGTTCTGGAAGTACAAGGGAGGTCGCTGCGTAAATGGAAACTGCCATTGTACTCCTAGAGGCTAG